A genomic segment from Candidatus Hydrogenedentota bacterium encodes:
- a CDS encoding serine/threonine protein kinase has translation MNDITPANDGLTGHRIGQFQVARRLGAGGMGEVYLARDVSLGRPVALKVLRPAWAREPQLVERFHREARAAAQLSHPHIVQIYAVGTTDTVTYIAMEFVQGAALDSVLRQHGALPWQRALSITGQIASALEMAHARGIIHRDIKPANILIDQQGRARVTDFGVAKVIGANTQLTTDGTLIGTPEYMSPEQCGLGKVTPASDLFSLGAMLYEMLTGSLPFTGETYAGVIRSVTQDTPRPLDDLVMGVPNSVVFIVGKLLEKDPARRYATATELIEDLSRIASGSAPLIDVTAQPVAALPPPRAKHRPLVTTKTIGMAAALVVVAVGIAAVGLSARSDSGASPATAPTPAADPGQVEIVAPATQTAVAPLGPPAGMPGPPPPLSAREVLTRHDLNLDGQIVASELPAEVRPHLMMLDTDRDGVLTLKELEAAPQRRPPPQGGPGAHPPPGDPNFPSQAGAQGPPPPPGAQGFGAPPPGPPGLGGSRPRPR, from the coding sequence ATGAACGACATCACACCGGCCAATGACGGTCTGACGGGCCACCGAATCGGTCAATTTCAGGTGGCGCGCCGCTTGGGGGCAGGCGGGATGGGCGAGGTGTATCTCGCGCGAGACGTTTCGTTGGGGAGGCCGGTGGCGCTTAAGGTGTTGCGGCCTGCGTGGGCGCGCGAGCCGCAGTTGGTCGAGCGGTTCCATCGCGAGGCGCGCGCGGCGGCGCAGTTGAGCCATCCCCACATCGTGCAAATATACGCGGTGGGCACGACGGACACGGTGACGTACATCGCGATGGAGTTTGTGCAAGGCGCGGCGCTGGACAGCGTACTGCGCCAGCATGGGGCCCTTCCGTGGCAGCGGGCGCTGAGCATCACAGGCCAGATTGCGTCGGCACTGGAAATGGCGCATGCGCGGGGAATTATTCATCGCGACATCAAGCCGGCAAACATCCTCATCGATCAACAGGGCCGTGCGCGGGTCACGGATTTTGGCGTCGCGAAGGTCATCGGGGCGAACACGCAACTGACGACCGACGGCACGCTGATTGGCACGCCGGAGTACATGTCTCCCGAACAATGCGGCCTAGGCAAGGTCACGCCGGCGAGCGATCTCTTTTCGCTTGGCGCGATGCTGTATGAAATGTTGACGGGATCGCTCCCGTTCACCGGCGAAACGTATGCGGGCGTCATTCGAAGTGTCACGCAAGACACGCCACGGCCCTTGGACGATCTCGTCATGGGCGTGCCGAACAGCGTGGTCTTCATTGTCGGAAAACTGTTGGAGAAAGACCCCGCACGACGCTACGCGACGGCGACGGAACTGATCGAGGACCTGTCGCGCATTGCGTCGGGCAGCGCGCCGCTGATCGATGTTACGGCGCAACCGGTTGCGGCCTTGCCGCCGCCTCGCGCCAAGCACCGCCCCCTGGTTACGACGAAAACGATTGGGATGGCTGCAGCGCTTGTCGTCGTGGCCGTCGGCATAGCGGCGGTTGGGTTGAGCGCGCGGTCGGATTCCGGCGCTTCACCGGCGACTGCTCCGACGCCGGCGGCGGACCCGGGCCAGGTCGAGATTGTAGCGCCGGCGACGCAAACGGCGGTTGCGCCGCTCGGACCTCCAGCGGGTATGCCCGGTCCACCTCCGCCGCTTTCCGCGCGGGAAGTGCTTACGCGCCACGACCTGAACCTCGACGGGCAGATCGTGGCGTCCGAACTGCCTGCGGAAGTACGGCCGCACCTGATGATGTTGGACACCGACAGGGATGGCGTGCTGACGCTGAAGGAACTGGAGGCCGCACCGCAGCGGCGGCCACCGCCGCAGGGCGGGCCGGGGGCGCATCCGCCTCCCGGTGACCCGAACTTCCCGTCGCAGGCCGGGGCACAAGGGCCGCCACCCCCGCCGGGGGCACAAGGGTTTGGGGCACCGCCACCTGGACCGCCAGGGCTTGGCGGGTCGAGGCCTCGACCTCGCTAG
- a CDS encoding sulfurtransferase, which yields MAKQHSPGFEAIVNDARSRIRECTIADLKRRLDAGDRFFLVDVREESEFAKSHLPGAIHIGKGVIERDIETKVPDSGADIVLYCGGGYRSALAADAVQKMGYTNVVSMDGGYRAWCEADYPLVRA from the coding sequence ATGGCCAAACAACATAGTCCCGGGTTCGAGGCGATTGTTAACGACGCCCGCTCACGTATTCGCGAATGCACGATTGCCGATTTGAAGCGGCGGCTTGACGCGGGAGACCGGTTCTTCCTCGTCGACGTGCGGGAGGAATCCGAGTTCGCCAAATCCCACCTGCCCGGTGCAATCCATATCGGCAAAGGCGTCATCGAACGCGACATCGAAACCAAAGTCCCCGATTCCGGCGCGGACATTGTCCTGTATTGCGGCGGCGGATACCGCAGCGCCCTCGCAGCGGACGCCGTTCAGAAGATGGGCTACACCAATGTCGTGTCGATGGACGGCGGCTACCGTGCATGGTGTGAAGCGGACTACCCGCTCGTGAGAGCGTGA
- a CDS encoding dihydrodipicolinate synthase family protein translates to MTDFFVRGAISNVFTVWDDQGRFDPDGQRNLLDYLYDAGSISTYFVRSGMGQMYAYQYDDVKAMASLACAHLAGRAPVLVGTAGIWDKNYDKRPDPGVFMQQAVELSQFAEQQGAAGVVHTMPEALLPRDGETHADVILRYFERISDAVQVPIWLYQPPGTQKEYCVTMDLAVRLAEIPRVAAMKVSTVDAQYIYNLCYAMAPLGFKFIAGSECGFLAALYAGASACIGQGCTLNPVTIKAIQDRYEAGDQQGAIEAQRSTNYLVEVGVSTVEWFKRYITDRGYPVSTHARDMGANPYVGAPAPLTQDAYESFKAVFEAELLKFDTVPPRR, encoded by the coding sequence ATGACAGATTTCTTCGTTCGGGGCGCCATCTCGAACGTGTTCACGGTCTGGGACGACCAGGGCCGGTTCGACCCGGATGGCCAGCGCAACCTCCTTGACTATCTCTACGACGCGGGTTCGATTTCCACCTATTTTGTTCGGTCCGGCATGGGCCAGATGTACGCCTACCAGTATGACGACGTGAAGGCGATGGCGTCGTTGGCGTGTGCGCATCTTGCCGGGCGCGCGCCGGTGCTGGTGGGGACCGCGGGGATTTGGGACAAGAACTACGACAAGCGGCCGGACCCCGGCGTGTTCATGCAACAGGCCGTTGAACTCAGCCAGTTTGCGGAGCAGCAGGGCGCGGCGGGCGTGGTCCACACGATGCCGGAAGCGTTATTGCCGCGAGACGGCGAGACGCACGCGGACGTGATCCTGCGTTATTTCGAGCGGATCAGCGACGCCGTCCAGGTCCCGATCTGGCTCTACCAACCGCCGGGCACCCAGAAGGAATACTGCGTAACCATGGATCTCGCGGTACGCCTCGCGGAAATCCCGCGCGTCGCCGCGATGAAAGTGTCCACGGTCGACGCGCAGTACATCTACAACCTGTGCTACGCGATGGCCCCGCTCGGTTTCAAGTTCATCGCCGGATCGGAGTGCGGGTTTCTCGCGGCGCTGTACGCAGGTGCATCGGCGTGCATCGGACAGGGCTGCACGCTGAATCCCGTTACCATCAAGGCCATTCAGGATCGATACGAGGCCGGGGACCAGCAGGGCGCTATAGAGGCGCAGCGCTCGACCAACTATCTCGTCGAGGTAGGCGTGAGCACGGTCGAATGGTTCAAGCGCTACATCACTGACCGCGGCTACCCGGTCTCGACGCATGCGCGCGACATGGGCGCGAACCCGTACGTCGGCGCGCCAGCGCCGTTGACGCAAGACGCGTACGAGTCGTTCAAGGCGGTCTTTGAGGCAGAATTGTTGAAGTTTGACACTGTGCCGCCGCGGCGATAA
- a CDS encoding zinc-binding dehydrogenase, with the protein MRAAHIRSHGELDQLSVGDVPNPTIGFGEALVDVEAAALNHLDIWVRKGRPGLTLAFPHVLGSDAAGTVLDVGDGVDRTLIGSRVVLNPGLWCGRCEWCLRGDHSECSSYSIVGLGRWGTFAENAAVPAVCLVPAPEHLSTQEAAALPLAYLTAWRMLTTRGQLKAGETVLIHGIGGGVAIAGLQLAKLMGARVIVTSSKQDKLTRAGEMGADAFINYAKTPDVGAEVKRITHGRGVDLVLDTTGAGTWPINFASVRKGGRIVHCGVTTGKTAEVDIAALYWNHISVMGSTMGSQEEFRAMVSAVSAAKMKPVIDKVFPLADARAAQERMENGDQFGKIVLVM; encoded by the coding sequence ATGCGCGCCGCACATATTCGCTCCCACGGAGAACTTGACCAACTCTCCGTTGGCGACGTGCCAAACCCGACAATCGGCTTTGGCGAGGCCCTCGTCGATGTCGAGGCCGCGGCCCTGAACCATCTCGATATCTGGGTGCGAAAGGGAAGGCCGGGGCTGACGTTGGCCTTTCCGCATGTGCTCGGTTCGGATGCCGCGGGGACCGTGCTGGACGTGGGCGACGGGGTGGACCGCACGCTGATTGGCAGCAGGGTGGTGCTGAATCCCGGGCTGTGGTGTGGTCGCTGTGAGTGGTGCCTGCGCGGCGATCACAGCGAATGCTCAAGCTATAGCATCGTTGGGCTCGGACGATGGGGCACGTTCGCGGAAAACGCCGCTGTCCCCGCGGTATGCCTCGTGCCCGCGCCGGAACACCTGTCCACGCAGGAAGCCGCCGCGCTCCCGCTGGCCTATCTCACAGCGTGGCGCATGCTTACCACGCGTGGGCAATTGAAGGCGGGGGAGACGGTGCTGATTCACGGAATCGGCGGCGGCGTCGCAATCGCAGGGCTGCAACTCGCGAAGCTCATGGGTGCGCGCGTAATCGTAACGTCGTCGAAGCAGGATAAACTGACACGCGCGGGTGAAATGGGTGCGGATGCGTTTATCAACTACGCGAAGACGCCCGATGTCGGCGCGGAGGTAAAGCGCATCACGCACGGGCGCGGCGTCGATCTGGTGCTCGATACCACTGGCGCGGGCACGTGGCCCATCAACTTCGCCAGCGTGCGCAAAGGGGGCCGCATCGTGCACTGCGGCGTCACCACCGGCAAGACCGCGGAAGTCGACATCGCCGCCCTGTACTGGAACCACATCAGCGTTATGGGATCGACTATGGGGTCGCAGGAAGAGTTCCGCGCGATGGTTTCGGCGGTGTCCGCGGCGAAGATGAAGCCGGTCATCGACAAAGTCTTTCCGCTCGCCGACGCGCGCGCCGCGCAGGAGCGCATGGAAAATGGCGATCAATTCGGAAAGATTGTCTTGGTAATGTAG